The following DNA comes from Arthrobacter sp. SLBN-83.
TCGTAGGAACTCGCGAACCAGTCGCCCGTGCGCCCCATTCCGGTAATGACCTCATCGATGATCATCAGCACGTCCAGCCGATCACAGATTTCCCGAAGCCGGGCGAAGTAGCCCGCTGGAGGTGTGAGGACTCCGCCGGCGGCTCCTACGATTGGTTCGACGATGACTGCCGCGACTGTGCCGGGGTCCTCCTTCTGAATGGCATCTTCGAAGGCTTTCGCAGCCCGCGCAGCGTACGCTTCCTCGCTCTCGCCTGGCAGGGCGAAGCGGTATGCGTAGGCCGGCGGGGCGAAGGAGAACGCATGCAGCAAGGATCCGTAGTCGGGGCGACGTGCTGCATGCCCGGACATCGACAGGGCGCCCATTGTCATGCCGTGATAGCTGATGGTCCTGCCAAGGATTTTGACTTTGCCTGGGAGCCCCCTTTCGCGCCAGTAGCTCACTGCGGTGCGGATGGCGTATTCGGATGCTTCTGACCCGCTATTGACGAAAAAAGCCATATCGAGGTCCCCGGGAGCAATGTCGGTGAGCCGGCGGGCAAGTTCTTCAGCGGGCAGGTTGGTGAACTGGGTTCTATACGTAAAAGCCACGCGGCGGCACTGTTCTTTCACCGCCTCAGCAATCTCCTCCACACCGTGGCCAATGCTGGCGGTCATGGCGCCGCTTGAACCATCCAGATACTGGCGCCCTTCCGTGTCATACAGGAAGACGCCTTCGCCGTAGGCAACTGTCGGGTACTTCCTGTCGATGATTTGCTTTAACAGTGCGCTGTCGGAAATGGGAAGCTCCTAAATATCGGCAGCTGCTCTAGCAGCTCACTAAATGCAGTGACGGGTAGAGAAATCTCTGGAAGATCCTTTTGTCCATGGGCGCGAGTGTCCGGCCGCGCTTTGCGCGACCGGACACCGTTACGATCGCCCCAAGAAGACCTGTGCGACGGAAGCTACGGAGATAGATCTTCTTTTCTTAGCTCGCTGTAGATCTTTCCTCGCTGCTGGAACTTGCCGGAATCAGTGCGGCATACGTCGCCGGCCGCTTGGATCGCATAACCAGCGCGGTAGTCACGCCTCCCAGGAAGAGTGCGGCCATGAGCGCCAACAGTATTCCCGCCGCCAAGTCGCCGCCGACGAGAAGCCCGAAGTTCTGAAGGACCAGAAAGACAATTCCCCCGAGTCCGAGAAGGGCAAGCGCGGGGGCCAGCAACGTGCCCCAGACCTTCTTGTTGTGTGCATTCCTCCGGAAGAACACGATCACCGCGAGTGACGTGAGAGCCATCAGAACAACGATGCCCAATGTGGCCGAGCCTGAGAACCAGGTGTAGGCCTGCGTTACCGGGTCGAGCCCGATGATCGCCTCGACACCAAGCAGTGCTATCGCAACTACCGAGACGATCAAGGCTGCCCTGGACGGAGCGTGGTGACGTGGGTGGATTGCACCAAGTCCAGACGGAAGAACACCTTGAGTACCAAGGGTAAAGAGGTACCGGGTCAGTACGTTCTGGAAGGTGAGGATACAGGCGAAAAGGCTGGTGATGAGGAAAACCTGGAGCAGGGTGGCAAGGAGCGGGGACACGTACTGTCCCGCGAGCCCTACCACAATGCTGGTGGGATCATTCGTCGCGGCTTCGACGATCTGGCTGCTTCCGACTCCCGCCTGCAAGGCCCAGGCAGTGAAAGTGTAGAAAATGCCGACGCCGATAACGGCGATGTAGGTTGCCCGAGGGATAGTGCGATCGGGGTCACGTGCTTCGTTCCGGAAGACGGCGGTGGCCTCAAAACCGATGAACGAGAAGAAGGCAAACATGACGCCCAGAGGCGGGACACCTTCGCCCAAACGCGCGGGGGACAGCGAGTCACCACTCAAACCTTCCGCGCCGCCGTGGACAATCACCCCGATGTTTACTGCCAGCAGAACGACTGTTTCGATGACCAGGACCACGCCCAGCACCTTGGCGGAGAGCTCGACGTCCCGGTAAGCAAGAGCACCGCAGGTTGCCATCAGCACCAGACTGCACAGCCACCAGGGAAGATCCGGACCGCCCAGATCGTGAACCGTGGTCTGGGCCGCTGATCCCAGGTATGAACACAACGCAAGAAACAGCAGCAAGTATGTTCCGAGCGCAAAAGTGGCAGCCCCCATGCCAACACCCCGGCCCAGCCCCGTTTGGATGTAGGAATAGAACGCTCCAGCATTTTTTACAAAGGGCGTCATCCTCGTAAAGCCAACGGCAAACAGAAACAGAATAGCGGTCGCGATAAGGAAGAACAGCGGACCGCCCGTGCTTCCCGATGCAGAAACGACAACAGGCCAACCAGCCACGACAGCTGTCATGGGCGCAGCTCCCGCCACAACCATGAACACGATCGACCGGACTCCAAGGCCCCTGCTGAGCAATCGGTCCGGGCTCAATATGCTGTTCGGTCCCGCATCCACCGGCTCAAATTTAACATCTTTAATTGCCATTCGTCCCTCCTGGACGTAGAAGCTGAGTGTCATCGCGATGCCTTCGACAAGGCGGAATTGAACGGCATCGCGGAACCCACAAGTGGGGCCGGCCCCCTTGCCGAACGTCACTGTGAATTGGATTACAGCGTAGGAGTTACCCCAGGGTTTGCGGTGTTGAGCCTGCACATACATCCGTCCTGCGCATGGTCTTGATGCACAGCTACCGGCTGGCAAAAGAATGGACGCGGTCCGATGACCGAAGAGTTTCTGGAATGTGCACCACGCACATACAGCTAGTTATCGTGGTGCTCCCAGCACTCGCTGGCCGCAGTTTCCTCAGGCATTGTCGGAACTAACGGAGCTTCCCAGACTCCACACGGGACTAGGAAATTTTCGACAAAACCCACTTCTCCTGAAGGAGCACCCGATTATGAGCAGCGTTATTTCGGTCTACAACCCCGCTACAGAAGAACAGATAGGCGAGGTGCCCGCCTACGACCTGCCGGACGTGAATGCAGCGGTCGAACGCGCACGGGCCGCCCAGCGCGCCTGGGTCCGCAAGCCACTGGCTGAACGCCGTGATGCCCTCTGGGCTATTGCCGATGCTGTCATCGCTCACAGCGACGAACTGGCCTTACTCGAATCCACCGACGTTGGTAAGCCATTGGCGGCGGCCCGACAGGAAGTTCTTGGTGTCGCCGAGTGCTTCAAGTACTACGCCGGAACGGTGGACAAGATCCTCGGAGACACCATTCCCGTCGACGGCGGCGTCAGCATGACTTTCCGCGAGCCGCTGGGCGTGGTGGCCGTAATTGCCCCCTGGAACTTCCCTCTGCCTATCGCATCCTGGAGTATCGCGCCGGCACTGGCCAGCGGCAATTCCGTGATTGTGAAACCCGCCGCCCTTACCCCCCTGTCAACTGTCCGATTTGGTGAAATCGTGAAGGAACTGGGCGTCGTCGGAGACGCGCTTCAGGTTCTCACAGGTTCGGGCGCCCGGATCGGCAATGCCCTCGCTGAACACCCGGATGTTAACAAAGTAAGTTTTACTGGTTCCACCGAGGTCGGCCGGTCCATCGTCCAAGCGGCTTCAACGACGATGAAAAGAGTCTCTCTTGAGCTCGGCGGGAAGTCCGCCAGTATTGTCTACAACGACGTCGACCTCGCCAAGTGTCTGCGGGCAGCCCCGATGTCGGTCTTCGACAACACGGGCCAGGACTGCTGTGCACGCAGCCGCTTTCTCGTGCAGCGGGGAATCTTCGACGAGTTCGTTGAGGGATTCATCGAAACTACGCGGGCACTGAAAATCGGTAACCCGCTGGACGACAAGACCAACCTCGGACCTCTGGTATCGGCTGCCCACCGCGACACCGTTTCCAGCTTCCTCGAAAACGGGCTCAACGTCGTCACCGCCGGTGAAGCACCGGATGGCCCCGGCTTCTGGATGGCACCCAGAATCGTCATCGCCCCCGACCCCAAGAGCCGGGTGGCAACCGAGGAAATTTTCGGCCCCATCGCCTCGGTGATTCCCTTCGACACCGAAGAGGAAGCCATCGCGCTGTCCAACAGCTCAATCTACGGCCTGAGCGGCTCCATCTGGACCAACGACGTCGGCCAGGCCCTGCGGACGGCGCGGGCACTCGAGTCCGGGACTCTCTCGGTCAACTCAAACTCATCAATTCGAATCCAGACACCTTATGGCGGCTTCAAACAGTCAGGCATCGGCCGCGGACTGGGCCAAGCTGCCATCGAGGCATACACAGAACTCAAGACCGTATTTGTAAGGACAGAACCGTGACAACTGACACAGGGGAGCTGGTTCGGACCAACCAAGGCACCTCATCCGGAGTATCCAGTGAGACAGACACCGCCGTGCAGACCCTCAGCGTCCTCTACGGCAGCCAGACCGGGAACGCTGAGTTCCTTGCGTCCAAGATCGTGGACAAGGCAAACGGCCAGGGTTACTCAGCCGAGCTTATGAGCCTGGACATGCTGACCCCGCAAGATGCGGCACGCAAGGACCGCCTGTTGATCGTTACCGCCACACACGACAACGGCCACATGCCGGACAACGCGCAACCGTTTTGGGATCAGCTTCAAAGCGCCGGCTCAGACCTCTTCAGGGACGTTCCCTTCGCAGTCCTTGCCATTGGCGACTCCATGTACGAAGACTTCTGCAAAGCCGGCATCGACCTTGACGAGCGCCTTGGCGAACTCGGCGGCAAGAGAATCCTCGACCGCCTCGACTGCGATGTCGACTATGACCTGACGTCAGGCAAGTGGATCAAGGGCATGCTCGAGACCTTCACGACAGTTGTTCCCAAGAAGCGGGACAACAGCCCGCAAGACTCCACTGTTCCAGGAGCAAACCCCGCCGAGCAGCCCAAAAGCACACGCCGGGAACCTGACACTGCCACCGTCGTCGAGGCCCGCCTCCTAAGCGCTCCAGAGTCCGAAAAAGAGGTCTGGCACTATGAGCTTGAGGTCAGCGGCGACAGCCGCAACTACCGGCCAGGTGACTCACTTGCCGTAATCCCCACCAACTCCATCGAGCTCGTGGAAAACCTCCTCGAATTCCTTGGCCTCGAGGGCAGCGAGGCGTTCGGTGAGGACGGCAAGACTGTACGCGAGACGCTTCAAAACGACTATGAGCTTCGGCTGCCCCACCTGGGCATCGTTGCCTGGCTCGTTGAAGATCTCGCACCGGATCATCCCGTGCGGAACCTGGTCGAGTCCGGTGACCGGAACGCGCTGGAGAACTGGCTGTGGGGACGGGACATGCTGGACGTGCTGCAGGAAACCCGGACAACAGATGTCGACCCCGGCGAGTTCCTCTCAAAGCTGAGGCCTCTGCAGCACCGGTCGTACTCCATCGCCTCCAGTCCCCTCGCCGACGGCAACCGCGTCCACTTGACGGTCTCCTCTGTGCGATACGAGACCGCCGGGCGCCGGCACTCGGGGGCGTGCAGCGCTTTCCTCCAGTCCGCCGCACGCACCAAAAAAGCTATGAAAGTGTTCCCGCTGCCCGCGCACGAGTTCCACCTGCCCAAGGACAGCTCAGCTGATGTGATCATGATCGGTCCAGGTGTCGGAGTTGCCCCGTTCCGCGGATTCCTCCGTGACCGTGAAGTCTCACAAGCCCGGGGCCGGAACTGGCTGTTCTTCGGGGACCGCCATGAAAGGCCTTCCTGGCTCTATCAGGCGGAAATGGAAGAACTGCAGAGCAACGGTGTGCTGGACCGCCTCAGCCTGGCTTTCTCCCGGGATCAACAGGGCAAGGTCTACGTCCAGGACCGGATCCGCGAAGAAGGTGAAGACATCTTTGCCTGGCTATCGGACGGAGCTTCCGTCTATGTGTGCGGTGGGAAACAGATAGCACCTGATATCGACGAAGCCCTATTGGCGGTGCTGGGCAGCCACGGCGCAATGACCCGCGAAAAGGCGTACGACTACGTGCAGTCCATGAAGACTGAGGGCCGTTACGTCAAGGACGTCTACTAGGCCCCATCTGAACCCTGCCCAGTACCAGGGCTTTCGTGTCCCGGATACTCGGCAGGACTCGAAAAAAGTCTTGGCCTACGTACGGCTCTGGATGTGATCTGCCTTACCGCATGCATGTAGCCGGCAATCATGATGTGCAGCTTGCACATACGCCAATAGGATCCCGCTCTTAGTGTTTTTAGTAAGCAATATCAATGAGGATAAGAGGTACACAGTGAATCCCATCACACAGGTCCCGGAGGATCTCCAAGAACTCGAGGCAATCGACATGCAGGATCAATCCGCAGCGGCGTCAGCGCATGACGAACTGCAAAAGTTCGTCTCCGACAACGACATCAAAACGTTCAAAGTGGGCGTGGTGGACCTCGACGGTGTTTGGCGCGGCAAGCGCATCCCTGCCAGGTACTTCCTGGAAAGTGTCGCTGAGAGCGGAACGAATATCTGCAACATCATCTTCGGCTGGGACATTCAGGACGAAATCATTTCTGATCTCAGCTACACGGGGTGGGACACGGGTTACCCTGACGTGACGCTCCTCCCCGATCTCAGTACCCTGAAGGTCGTTCCCGGGGAACCCGGCGTGGCTTCCGTCATCTGCGACGCTTACGAGATGTCGGGCGAGCCTGCGGCAATCTGTCCCCGGAGCATTCTCAAGCGGGTCGTGCAGAAAGCCGAAGACCTTGGATACTCGCCAGTCTGCGCCTACGAGTTCGAGTTCTACCTGCTCAAAGGCACTCCGACGGACCTGGCCGCCAAGGACTGGCGCGACCTGACCCCCATCACGGCGGGCAGCCATACCTACAGCCTTGTCAGGGACACAGGCACCGAGTTCCTCATCGGTGAGATCCGACGCCGCCTGTCTGAGCAGGGCATTTTCATCGAGGCCAGCAACAGTGAAAACGGTCCAGGCCAGTTCGAGATGAACATCCACTATTCGGATGCTCTCGCAGCCGCGGACAACGCCCTCCGGCTTAAAGCCACCGTCAAGGAGGCTGCAGCTGAAGCCGGCTACACGGCATCGTTCATGGCCAAGATCAACCCGGAGTGGGCCGGTTCTTCCGGACACATGCACCAGAGCCTTTGGGATCCGGAATCTGGCAAGTCAGCTTTCGCCAATGCCGACGAGCCCGGCGAACTGAGCGCCATCGGGTACAACTACCTGGCGGGCGTCGTCGAGACGGCGCCGGAGCTCACGGCCGTCTACCTGCCCACCATCAACTCTTACAAGCGGACCGAAGGTGGTCAGTGGGCCGGATCCAGCGCCACCTGGGGGCTCGACAACCGTACGGTCGCAATCAGGTCCATTCCGTCAAAGGGCAGTGCTGCACGCATCGAAAACCGGGTACCGGGCGCTGACGCCAATCCCTACCTGGTCATCGCCGCAAGCATCGCCGCCGGCCTGCACGGCGTGGAGCAGGAACTGACTGCCCCGGAGCGGGTGGTAGGAAACGCTTACGCCCTGGAGGAAGGACACCAGGTAAAGCAGCTGCCCGGAACACTCGACCAGGCCATCGAACAGTTCGAGAAAAGCGAGGTCGCCAAGGCGTACTTCGGCGAAACGTTCGTTACCCACTACGTCCAGACGAGGCGCTGGGAGCTCCGCAAGCTTCAGACCAGTGTCACCGACTTCGAAATCGCACGTTACCTGGAACGAATCTAGCGCCCAACACCGCGCTAAGAGCTCCATTTCCATTTTTCAATACTCAGAAAGAAGCACCCAATGACTACTCACCCCGGAAAGATCGCTGCAGTCACCGGAGCCGCGTCCGGAAACGGCCTTGCCATCGCAGAAAAGCTGCTCAAGGAGGGCGCCACCGTCGTAGCCCTGGACCGTGACGAGGCCGCGCTCGAGCGTCTGATTGCCCAGCACCCGGAAATGGTGCCTGTTGTTATGGACGTCGCCGACGAAGCCTCGGTCCGCAGCGGCATGGCCGAGATCGACGCAAAATTCGGCCGGCTCGACACCCTCGTCAACAACGCAGGCATCGTCAAGGGCAGCAACTTCGACGACGTGAGCGTAGCGGAATGGGACCAGGTCTTCGCCGTGAACTCCACCGGACCGTTCCTGGTCAGCCAGGCCGCACGGCCGCTGCTGGAGAAGGGCGCTGCCGCCCGGGGCGACGATTCAACCAGTGCCATCGTCAACATCACCTCTGTCGAGGCCCACATCGTCATCGCCAGCAGCGGACACCCCCAGGTCCACTACAACGCATCCAAGGGTGCACTCCTTATGTTCACGAAGGCTTTGGCCATCGAAACCGCAGCTTCCAAAATCCGCGTCAACGCTGTCGCCCCCGGCTTCATCGAGACCCCATTCACCAAGTCCGTGCTGGAAAACCAGGAGGCCGTGAAGTTCCTCCTCGACCGTACGCCGCTCGGACGAATCGGACGGCCCTCTGACGTTGCCAACGCCGTCGCGTTCCTGGCCAGCGACGAGGCCAGCTGGGTGACCGGTACCACCATCCACGTCGACGGTGGTTGGCTGGTTTACTGACATGCGGGCGCCCCTTATTGCCATTTCCGCGGCCCGGCAAACCGTCGATACCGCCTTCGGCCCGATGCCTTCAACGGTCCAGAACATGGCCTACGCCAACGGCGTTCTTGCCGCGGGCGGCCGTCCCGCCATTCTTCCGTCCACGGCAACAATCCCGGATGCGGCTCTTGAAGGATTTGACGGGCTCCTCCTCACCGGCGGCGGCGACATCAGCCCCCGGCTGTACGGCGAGGACCCGATCGACACGGTCTATGACGTCTGCGACATCAGGGACGACTTCGAAATAGAACTTTACAACGAGGCCATGCTTCGCGGCCTGCCCATCCTGGCCACTTGCCGGGGGATGCAGCTTGTCAACGTCATCCGCGGCGGAAACCTCGTCCAGGAAGTGAGCCCGGACAGGGGGCACTGGCAGGACCACCCCTCACACGAACCATGGCACAAGGTACAGCTGGAGCCCGGTTCCGAACTTGCCCGGATCGCCAAAGGCCTGAGCATTCCCGTGAACAGCTACCACCATCAGGGCTTGGGAAAGCTCGGAACAGGTCTTCGTGTCGTGGGACGGGAAGGCGACGTCATCGAAGCAATTGAAGCCGATGATGCCCGCCTCATCGGAGTCCAATGGCATCCCGAGCACATGGTCGACTATCACGAAGCCCAGAAGGCCCTCTTCGTTGATCTCGTGGAGAAGGCCGCAGCGTACGCACAGTCACAGAAACCACTTCAGGAGCAATTCTCATGAGCACAGAAACTGAGCGGGGACTCAGCCACAACAAGTCAGACTTTGACTTCCACGGACGGTCGCTCGACAACATTTTCGACGAATACCAGGACATACTGGCCAACGGCCCTGTTGGACACAGCAACAAGTATGGAGGCTTTTGGTACATCACCAAAAGCGAGGATATCTTCAACGCCGAGCAGGACCCCGACACCTTCGCTGTCGGTCCCTCAATGCTCCTCCCGGCGTTCGGCACTGACGTCCCCCTGATTCCGATCGACATCGATCCGCCGACCCACGCTGACTTCCGCAAAATCCTGCTACCGATGTTCACACCCATGAACATCTCAAAGCTGACACCCGGCATGCGGGAGACCGCTAAGCAGCTGTGCCAGGAAGTCCTTGCAGCCGGCGACGTCGTTGATGTTTCGGCGAAGCTTGCCCGCCCGATGCCGACCATTATCTTCAGCCGCCTGGCCGGATATCCGGAACAGGACTGGCCAATCTTCGACCGGTGGATTGACGAGATCATCTATGAGCGGACCGCTCATCCGGAAAAGGCATACGCGGCCGGACGCGAGCTCAACGACTACTTCGACCGTCTTCTCGACGAACGGGAAAAGGCCGGACCGGAAGCAGAAGCCGGCAATGACCTGATCACCCAGCTTCTGAAAGCGGAAGTGAAAGGCCGGAAGCTCACGCGTGAAGAGCTGCTGTCGTACTGCTACCTGCTCTTCTTGGCCGGGCTGGACACGACCGCCTGGGCGATCCGTTCCGCCCTTTGGTACCTGGCCGGCAACCCGCAGGCCCAGCAGCAGTTGCGTGAAAACCCCGACCTGATCCCCACAGCTGCAGAAGAATTCCTGCGGACGCTTTCCCCGGTCCAGGCCATGGCCCGCACCGCGAAGAAGGACACAGTCGTCCGGGGCCAGGAGATCAAGGCCGGTGAACGCGTCGTGCTCGTCTTCGGCGCGGGCAACCGTGACCCAGAGGTCTACGAAGAACCCAATGACATCAAGATTGACCGCGAAGACAACCGCCACCTGGCCTTCGGCGGAGGGATCCACCGGTGCCTTGGCTCGAACCTTGGCCGCGCCGAAATGGTTATCGCCATGGAGGAATTCCTGAAGGCTGTCCCTCACTTCGAACGGGCGAATGACGACGAACCGTGGCACGGCGTCGGCCCGCTTACCCTCAAGATTGGAGCTTGATCACCATGGGAGAACTTTGGGTCGACGGAGGGCGCTGCCAAGGCCACGCCCGGTGCTGGGCTCTGGCACCCGAAACCTTTGAGATCGACGAGGAAGGCTACGCGCACGTCATTCCTGGCCGCGAAAACAGCGGCGATGAACCCAACGTCCGAAAGGCCATCCGGAACTGCCCCGAACGGGCAATCCTGGAACGGGAAACGAACGAGGCCAGCGAGAAAGCATCAGAGGTTTCGGCGTCGTGACACATCTGCCAGAGCGGGTTGCGGTCATTGGCGCTTCGGTTGCATCAGCAATGCTGATTGAACGCAGTCGCGAGCTGGGCTTTGCAGGCGAATTTATCGTCATTGATTCAGACCCGAACGCGCCCTACGACAGGCCCCCGCTGTCCAAGCAATTCCTTCTAGGCACTGGTCCCGTTGAACCGGCCGAGTGGTGGCCGGAGGCTACACCGATCCTCAACGCAAAGGCGATCGGGCTGCTCACCGACAAGCGAACTGTCCTGCTGGACAAGCTCGGAGAGGTAGCTGCTGACGCGGTCGTCATCTCAACAGGAGCCGGTTCAATCCGGCTGCCGAACGAGCCAGCGGGCGTTCTAAGCCTAAGAACCGCCCAGGACGCCCTGGCCCTGCGCAACGCTGTGGATGCAGGAGCTGCCAGTGCGATCATCATCGGCGCCGGAACCATTGGTGCGGAACTGGCGTCTACTCTCGCCCAACGTGGGCTTGCCGTCACGGTAGTGGATTTGGCTCCGCAACCAATGCAGCGCTTCTTTTCGGGGCATCTTGGGGAGGAAGCGAAGGCATGGATGCACCAGGCCGGTGTTGTCACTCATTTTGGGGTTGCTGTGGAATCCATTCAGAAAACGAATGCGCACTGGACGGTCCGGGTCAGCGGCCTGGACCTGCACGCCGACCTGGTTATCAGCGCTATCGGTGCGCGGCCCAATACCGAATGGCTGACCTATAGCGAGCTTGACGTTTCCAACGGAGTCCGTTGCACTGCGGACGGGAAAGCCCTGCGGGCCAGCGGTGAAATCGCCGACGGGATCTTCGCTATCGGAGACGTTTCGGCCCGGCAGGCGGAGGACGGAACCTTTCGGCGGTTCGAGAGTTGGACCCAGGCCCAACGGCATGGCGCAGCCCTGGCTGAATACTTTGCCGGTTTCGACTCCACGGAACTGGAACAGGCTCCGTACGGGTGGACGGAGCAGTTCGGCCGAAAGGTACAGGTACACGGAATGCTTCCGTCGGCAGGCGAACTCGTACAGGTATACGCTGCAGAGGAACGCAACGCCGCCTTGTACCGGATTGGATCTGCGGAGGAGGACGTGGCTTGGATAGGCGTCAACGCGCCACGGCAGTTCAGCCGGGCGTCCATGGGCATGAGCCTTCTAAGCTGAAACCATGAAACCCCCTGCTGAGCCCGCGGCCTCGCAACCGAATGAGGCCCTGCCCGCTGACTATCGCCATAAACTCCAAATAGCAGAGCTTCGCGCAGATACCTTGTCCGAGCTCACGCAGCTAATGATGGAAGGACCGGATCCACTCGCGCTTGCTCAAAGAGCAGTGGACTTGGTAGCCAGGGCAACAAACTCAGCAGGGGTTTTCGTCTACCTGTGGGATGAACAGGAACAAGTCCTTGTCATGCGCGCAGGCACCGCTGGAGTGCAAAGCCAGCAAGTGGGAAGAGTCACCCTTCGCCTCGGCGAAGGTGTAACTGGCTGGGTAGGGCTTACTAGGCAGTCGGTTGTCCTTAACAAGAACATTCAGCAGGACCCGCGGTTCGTCAGCATCAGCGAACTGCAAGAAGAAGATTTCAATTCGATGCTGGTTGTCCCGATCGTGGCACCGACCGGGACCCTGCTAGGCGTGTTTAGCCTCTGGTCATATGAGGAGGAAACCTTCACCTGGGAGTCGAAGCTGATTGCTGACGAGGTGGGCGTGCTGCTTGCCAGCGGCCTGCTGCAGGCTGAGACTGTTGATGACTTGCGGCGCCAATCCGCAGCAGCGCATTTCCTTGTCGATTTCCCGATCAACTCCGCCACTTCCGTCCTGCAGTGCGCCCAGGTGGCCGCCCGGTCGATTCTTAAGCACATGAGCTCGGACGCCTGCGTCATTGAATATTTCGGGCGTGGTCCAGCCACGTCGCCGCCCACCGCCATTGCAATGGACAAGGGCGAGCGGAGCGGAATCATGGTTCGAACCACTCATTCACGAACGGCAACGTCCGAGTTCATTGAATCCAACGTCGCTGGACACGAGCGGATATCTGTCTCCTTTGGCCTGACGAGCACCCGGGGCATTGTCACGTGCTATCGTCCACGCCGCTATTCCGCCAGAGAGCTCGATCGGCTGAGCGCCATTTGCTCTCAGCTGGCCGCTCTGTTTGAAGCAGTAGAACTGGAGTCCGTCGGTTCATCCCATGCTTCACGCTTGCTCCGAAGCGTCGGCACGAGCACATTCGCCCGGATTCTCGAGGAGTCAGGTTGGTCCAAGGGCCGCACTCTGCCGGTTCTGGTGCGAGTGAAACGGCTGAAATTCGACTCTGACGCGGTGTCCAGGCGCATCGCCCCCTATCTTCAGGAGCTGGCTGGCTCCCGATCCCTGGTCTTCACTGAAGGCCCCCTCAGCCTGCTCTTTATCGATACCGCCTCCGGCTCCGGAGAAGAGATCAAGGCGAAGTTGGAGACAACTCTTTCTGACCTCGACGAACACCGTGGCGTCTCAGCTTTCGCCGGCGTAGGTCCACTGGCGCGGGACGTCGCCTCTCTGCAGCCAGCGCTTTCAGACGCCGAAACCGCACTGGCATGGACAGAACTGGTCGGCAGGACATCCGGGAGACGGGTAACCTCTTTCAGCGACATAGAACACCTGCAGGAACTGCCGCTTGTTGGGGAAGGGATGTCTGCGGAGATCAGGGACGTGCTCGCGGAACTCAGGTCCCTCACGCACTACGACGCGGAAAATGGAACCCAGCTGGCCGAAACAGTCGCCATGCTCCTATCCAACAAAGGATCCATTGCCGACACGGTCTCAAAACTGCACATCCACCGCAACACACTCCGGCAACGGCTCCAGCGTGTAGAGCAGCTCATCGGTCATTCATTCGAAGAAGCCGGCGACTGGCTTCCCACGGGCATTGCAGCGCGACTGGCGATGCGCGAAGGCCACCGCGCGGTTCTTCAATGACGGCAACAGCGGCCGGAGTTCGC
Coding sequences within:
- a CDS encoding helix-turn-helix domain-containing protein; translation: MKPPAEPAASQPNEALPADYRHKLQIAELRADTLSELTQLMMEGPDPLALAQRAVDLVARATNSAGVFVYLWDEQEQVLVMRAGTAGVQSQQVGRVTLRLGEGVTGWVGLTRQSVVLNKNIQQDPRFVSISELQEEDFNSMLVVPIVAPTGTLLGVFSLWSYEEETFTWESKLIADEVGVLLASGLLQAETVDDLRRQSAAAHFLVDFPINSATSVLQCAQVAARSILKHMSSDACVIEYFGRGPATSPPTAIAMDKGERSGIMVRTTHSRTATSEFIESNVAGHERISVSFGLTSTRGIVTCYRPRRYSARELDRLSAICSQLAALFEAVELESVGSSHASRLLRSVGTSTFARILEESGWSKGRTLPVLVRVKRLKFDSDAVSRRIAPYLQELAGSRSLVFTEGPLSLLFIDTASGSGEEIKAKLETTLSDLDEHRGVSAFAGVGPLARDVASLQPALSDAETALAWTELVGRTSGRRVTSFSDIEHLQELPLVGEGMSAEIRDVLAELRSLTHYDAENGTQLAETVAMLLSNKGSIADTVSKLHIHRNTLRQRLQRVEQLIGHSFEEAGDWLPTGIAARLAMREGHRAVLQ